Sequence from the Panicum virgatum strain AP13 chromosome 5N, P.virgatum_v5, whole genome shotgun sequence genome:
ACTAGGTAGGGTAGAGAGCGCTTGTCAAATTGGATTCGCTGTCTGAAACGAACCTGAGTCGATCAACTGTAGTGCTGTGGCCCTGGAGAAACAATAGGGACCGTAATCACAATTCAATCATTACTGATGGTAGTTCGCTACCAGCATGTCAACCGCACGCGGGCTTGCAGCCTGTTTGAACGGAGGGTATGCGCTCCAACGGTAGCACGTGCCGCCCGACCACCTACCTAACAGTGTGGAGAGTTCGGTGCTGCAGACAATGAGACGGCGTGCTTGGTGCCACGAATGCCCCTCTCCTGCTAGCTTGTAGTGTTATAAATAGTCAGGGAGGCCAGTGAAGGAGCAGCACGAGCCACGAAGTGTCAACTCGATCTGCAAGCCCGCCGCAAGCTcagagagagtgaggaggagatGGGGGAGGTGATCGTGAACGGAGGCGGAGGGGCGATggagggaggggcggccgcGAAAGGGCCGGTGGTGGTGACGGGGGCGGCGGGCTTCCTCGGCTCCTGGCTCGTCATGAAGCTCCTCCGGGCCGGCTACACCGTCCGGGCCACCGTGCGCGACCCCGGTGAGCGCTCGCGAATGCGTCCCGTCCACTAGATTGCGTTGAACCTTAGACTGGCTTCATGccttcgtcctcctcctccctccagcGAACGTTGGGAAGACGAAGCCATTGCTGGACCTTCCCGGAGCAACGGAGCGGCTGTCCATCTGGAAGGCCGACCTGACCGAGGAAGGCAGCTTCGACGACGCGATCAAGGGATGCACCGGCGTCTTCCACGTCGCCACGCCCATGGACTTCGAGTCCAAAGACCCTGAGGTACACAAGCAAATATTTGGAGGTCGGGCCTGGTCCAGAAAATGGCCTAAAAACCAAGGCTAAGTCCAAGTTCTGCTTACAACAAAGCCCCAAAACCAGGGAGCTCCTTTTTTTTCCCCCCCTCCACCACGGCACCACCTGTCTGTGATGCAGCTGGTTCCTCGTTGCAGAACGAGGTGATCAAGCCGACGGTGGAAGggatgctggacatcatgcgaGCCTgcaaggaggccggcaccgtgcGCCGCATCGTCTTCACCTCCTCCGCCGGGGCCGTCAACATCGAGGAGCGGCAGAGGCCCGTCTACGACCAGGACAACTGGAgcgacgtcgacttctgccgCCGCGTCAAGATGACCGGATGGGTACGTTGCTTCCCCTGCTCTATCTGCTGAACTGCGAGCTCCACCGGCCATGGCGCAACCGCGCTCTGACGGCGTGTTTCCTGCGCTCGCTCTGACCCTCGCTCGCAGATGTACTTCGTGTCCAAGTCCCTGGCGGAGAAGGCGGCCATGGCGTACGCGGCGGAGCACGGCCTGGACCTCATCAGCGTCATCCCGACGCTGGTGGTCGGCCCGTTCCTCAGCGCGGCCATGCCGCCCAGCCTCGTCACCGCGCTGGCGCTCGTCACGGGGAACGAGCCCCACTACTCCATCCTGAAGCAGGTGCAGTTCGTCCACCTCGACGACCTCTGCGATGCCGAGATCTTCCTCTTCGagcacccggccgccgccggccgctacGTCTGCTCCTCCCACGACGCCACCATCCATGGCCTCGCCGCCATGCTCAGGGAGAGGTACCCCGAGTACCGCATCCCGGAGAGGTTCCGGGGGATCGACGGCGACCTCCAGCCGGTGCACTTCTCGTCCAAGAAGCTCCTCGACCACGGGTTCGCGTTCAGGTACACGGTGGAGGGCATGTTCGACGCCGCCATCCGGACGTGCCGGGAGAAGGGCCTGATCCCGCTCGCCACGGCCGGAGGGGACAGCCCCACCTCATCGCGCGCGCCCGGCGAGACGGATGCTGCTCTTGGGAGGGAAGGTCCGGCTATTGGCGCTTAGAAAACCGCTGGCGGTGATTCAAAATTGCTGTCCTATGTTGATGCTATATGTCGTTCCACATGCGAAACATGTTGGTATTTGAATTCATAATTTTCTGGATCAAGTGTTGTTTTATCCCAAACAAATATTTCCATCTTTTACTTTTACCACAGCTTGCTTCAACAGTAGGAGTCCTACTGTATACATCTATAAATAAGCTACATGTAAAGGTTTTGATATAAACTTGCCACcgccaaaaaaaaatcacatcaaTTCCTCGAGGCAATACACTAGCAGCTTTGATCTAATTCTATGTTCATCATAAGAGATACGAGACACAACAGATGCTGTAAAAttgattttcctttttcttttctttttggggTAGGCAATGATCTACTGAATTGATATGGGTAAGAGATAACCAGAAGACATCATCTACAGCTGCATATTTACACTgatgcaaaaagaaaattgaCATGGCTAAATAAATACCGAACCAATTTCCTGTGCCCATAAAAGAATAATACCTATCTTCCCCACTAGCGCTCTTCGGAATTGTACTTATTCCAAGCTTCCTGCACAGTCACGACAGCAGTTAACCTCAATTTATTGTAACCAGTAACTTGATAGTGTAAAAGATGGTTACCAATGCACCAACACAAAACTTGCTTCACTAATAACCAGATACAGGTATAACTTTCAAAGGTTTTTTTACCAAGTAGGTGTTGCTGGAGACATATTTGCTGGCCATTTCAATTTCAATTTCGAATGAGCATTGAGCAAGCTTTCGGAAACCAGCATTAGATGTATTACAAGTTAGTTGCTAGTGCCAGTTTCCAACTGATTAATCTGGTGTTAATCGgttgtttcttttttgtttaCATTTTCTTTGAAGAAGCCAGTTTCAGGACATGAAAGGCCCTACCTGAGTAGGCTAGCTGTCAACAATAAAGTGGATGCTGTAATGCTGTTGGTAACTGAATTTTCATTTGACCTAATTATGATGACTGCATCTACCTAGCTTCTCAAATATGTGGAACATAAGCAGTTGTAAATAAGGCTACCTTAAACTGTAAACATGAACAAAGAACGCACCTTAAGAAGATCAAAGAGCTTCTCACAAATGTATTTCTGCCTGATTGTAGCACCTCTTTGTTGTACTTTATCTGGATGGACACAAAGGGTTGCCTTCCTGTATGCCTTCTTGACACCGGCAGATGTAATAAGGTCTGTGAGGGGAACTGGCTGCCAACCACTGTCTGAACCAAGTATCTGCCCAGAAGAAAAAGATTTGCATGACTGGACTGATATGTAGTTTGAGTTGAAATGCAACATGACAGCTCAAAATGACGCAATTCAGAATTGAAGTATAAACGAACTCAAGTAAGAGCTAATGGAATTACTTTCCCTGAAAATGTACGAAGAATGAATCTTGAAGGTACAATTGAATCATATCTTAGCTTAAATCATTGCTTAAACTTTCTTAAATGAATTTGAATGGAATTCATTTTAGCTTATCTAAGATGACCACGAGCAAAGTTCCGATAAGAACCAGTGGAAGTACTACAGTAACCAAGATGTCAATGGTTCAGATAAAACCTACATATTGCAATGTGGAAAGCAATGCTCGCAGGTTTCCTTCTTTTCCATTTGACCATCTCTTGACTTCAGGATCAAGGAATTCAGCCAATCTctgtaccaaaaaaaaaagcattccATGCAGAAAAGGTTATTTGGAaacaaaagttttttttttaaacttcCTGATGACCAACAGTCTTACATGTTTCTCTGCTTGCTCCCTCTGAGCCAGCATGTCCCGCATGTTCTTTTCAGCAAGGGCTTTAGCCTGAAAGTTGATAATGATGAGAATTACCAGAGACTACAGAACACAGAACACAGAACAAGTAGAGGAGACAACAGTGCATTGGAGTATACCGCTCGCTCAGCTGTGCGTTGATGCCTCTCCAATTTTGCTTTATGTCTCAGAGCTGACTCAACCTCAACTACTGTAAATAAATCCAAAGATACAACCCATGAACCATAACACGATAACTATAGAGAGTATTTTAGATGGTATAGAAAAATACATGAACTCTCTTTGCAGTTGGAAATACTGGATAATTAACCGCACCTTCAATATCTGTGCTTTTCCCGTGGTTATTTGAAGCTGTCTTCTGAAATTGTGCCTCGTGTTGATTATCCTGTGTCAAGAATGCGGATTAGAATGGAATTTAGTTTGGTAAGTGTGATCAACTAAAGTGTACATAATGTCATCAGCTACCTGATTAGGTGCCTTAAAACTTTCTTTGAAAGAAGACCTGAACCTCTCCATTCTCTCCTTTGCATCTGCAGCAGCCTTTGCCTTTTCAATTGCCCTCTCCCGAGCTTCAGCAGTTGCTCTCTCAACTGCTGCACGCTCAGCTTTCAGTCTAGCTTCTCTTGAAGCCTTCTCAAGAGCTGCCTGAGCAGTTGTCTTTTCTTCTTTCTCATAAGCTTCTGTAGACGCTCGTTGTCGTGCTGAGGTAATCCTTTCTAATGCTATTCTATCAGCCTTAGCATGAACCTCTGCAAATGCCCTCTCATGTGCTTCTCTAGTAGCTCTCTGAACAGCAAGCCTATCTTTTGCTCGTTCCATTTCTCGTTCCTTCTCTTCTTCTAACTCTCTTCTCCGTCTCTCTTTAtcttcctccttttcttcttccagtttacattctttctctttctctttgtcaagagTAATGAGGACCTCTTTCTCAATCTCTCCTTCAGTCTCTTTTATGTCATTCCTTGCTTTAGTTCTCTGAACATCATGTTTTTCTTCTCTTGATTTTAGAACAGTTTCTGATGCACTATCTTCTGCAGCCTTATCCCTTTCTTCCATTTCGCTTCCAGTATTTTGCCCTTCTTCTAATGTTGTTAAAATTTCGGTTGGAATCTCTCTATCTGCTTCTCTGCAgttcacttcaggatttttgaGAGCATCAGCCTTCTCGGCAGAAACAGACTCAGTATTTTGAGACAAGTGCTTCATGCTAGAGTATACTTCTGAAAAAGAAGACTGCAGATTATTTGACAATGAGCCCATCTTCATGGCATAATCACTACCGTCATCAGAGATAAATTCATTCACAGAATCAAAAGGATTATCATCTCTGTCACTCCTTACATTAACTTCTGCAGATACACCGTTCGGTCTTTTGTAGACACCTGTTTCCATGGATTTCTGATCTTCCTTGCTGTCATGGTTTAGTACTTCTTCCACCAGTATCTGGTCAACATTCTCTGGCGAGGATTTTTGTGCCTCTTTTTCCTCACCATGAGATATGATATCCTCAACTCTGTCCATGTTGTTCTCCAAATCTAGGGGTCCCCATGACCCTTGTGATTCTTGGAACTGATATGGAACTTTGTCACAATTACTACATGTTCTCACATTGGGTTCCATCAATTTGCTGTCACCCACAAATACATCGACTTCTGCTTCTTCATATTCGCTTTCATTAGCAATACCACTTCCCGAAGTAACATAACCTTCCTCTTCAGGAGATTCAGTTACCTGATCCACATCTCCCTCCTGAAAATATTCATGTACATCTGCTTTCTCCTCAATACCATATTTTGTCATCTCTTCGTGGATGAGTGATTCTGAAACTACTTCATCTGCTCTTTCATTTTCATTCGGTAGGCATGCTTCATCAACAAAACCGAATAGCTTTTCTTTCTCGAAAATTTCATGCAGTTTGGCAGACTCTTCTAATTTTGATATTTTCACTGAACCTTCATTGATTTCATCAGTATTAGGAACATTAGGAAGTTCCTGTAAAACTTGAGTTCCTGATAAAGTACATGGCAACTCATCAGTGTATGGAAGCTCAAGTCCCTCTTTATTGTTGTCATCATGGTTAGAGTTCCCTACCAATGGAGTTTCCTGAGCTCTGCCATCAGAATAATTTTCATCATCATTGGCGTGCCCTCTAGGTAAACAAGGCTCCAAAAAGGAACTGGAAATTTCTGGGTCGGCACGGACCTCTGTAGGTAAACTATTCATGCATGAAATCTCAGACAGCCCATCATTACTGACTTGAGAATTCTCGACCCCTGGACATTGTTCCAAATGGGAATTAGTTGGCTCTTGGCATGTCACCCTTTCATCACAAAAAGGAGCTTCTGATGACCAAGGAGCCTTTTGTTCAGCCTCCACAGAAGTTATACCATATTTTCCCTGATTTACAGGTTCCATCCTCATACCTGTTGTATTGTTACTGCGCCACAATTTTCTAGACCTTTTCGGCTCACCTGCAAAACCCCCTGCCTTTTCTTTATCAACCTGGTCGAATTTGGCTGAAGAATCTATCACCAAACTATTACCTCCTTTGGATGGCTCTTGGTGTGTCACCCTTGCATCACAAAAAGGAACTTCTGGCAACCTAGGAGCCTTTTGTTCAGCCTCCACATAAGGTATACCATCTTTTCCATGAATTACAGGTTCTGTCCTCAGACCTGTTGTACTGTTACTTCCCCACAATTTTCTAGACCTTTTAGGCTCACCCACAAAACCCCCTGCCTTTTCTTTATCAGACTGGTCGAGCTTTGCAGAAGAATTTGTCAATATACAATTATCTCCTTTAGTTGGCTCTTGGTATGCCTCCCTTTCAGCATAAAAAGGAACTTCTGGCAACCTAGGAGCCTTTTGTTCAGCCTCCATAGAAGCTACACCATCTTTTCCTTGTTTTACATGATCCATTCTCAGATCTGTTGTATTGTTACTGCTCCATAACTTCCTAGACCTTTTCGGTTCACCTGCAAAACCCTTTGCCTTTTCTTTCCCAGACTGATCGAGCTTGGTGAAGGAATTAGTCAGCAGATCATTGTTTCCTTGGCATGCCTCTTCAATAGGTCTGCATCTCTGATCATTGCTAACTAGTTCATAAAATTCAGCATCCGATGTCCACTTTCCTAATTGGTCTAGTTCACTGCCATTTTGAATCATCTCATGAGGCTTCTCTGGTGATATAACCCCCTTTTTGCCATGATCACAGTGGCCAGGCTTAAATGCACCAGCACACCTGTCCTTATCCAGCGAAGCTATATCAGTGTTTTGACTTTCCTCTTTTCCCAATCTCCTCATGTTCAGATCTTCAAATAGATGCATTTCTTCAGGTGCCTTGCATTCCTTAATTTCAGTTGATTTTGCGCTTCTGTGGTGGGCTGGCCTCTTCCGGAGTTTAAAACTGTCGCCTTTTatctccatcaagtcttttGCAGCTTTTAATCTAGCTTCAGCAAATTCCATTGCTTCCTtcatggcagcagcagcagaagctgAGTTAGGATTGACATCAGCATCTCCTTGTTCTTTGTTTCCCTTTTTGTTAAGCAATTTAAATGATGGCAttggtggtggctgtactttgATTGGCGCTGCTGGAAGGCTGATGTCGGATACCCTTAAGAATGGATAATCAGGGGAAGGTGCTTCCTCACTTGACACTGAATGGGTGCTAGACCTCTTGTTAAAACTTTCTTCCTCACTAATATTTTTAGAGATAGGGGGGCATGTTGGGATATGCAGCTGCTGATCAATTATAGAAGCACTATCAGCGCTCTTCAGGCTGACAGCTACAATGGTCGGTGGGCTCATCTTCTCTTCCACACCACTAGGGGAAGGTGCTTCCTCGCTTGACATTGAATGGGTGCTAGACCTCTTGTTAAAGCTTTCTTCCTCACAAATATTTTCAGAGATGGGGGGGCATGTTGGGATATGCAGCTGCTGATCATCTACAGAAGCACTATTAGCACTATTCAGGCTGACGGCTACAACGTTCTGTGGACTCATCTTCTGTTTCACACCATTAGCATGTGTACCACTGTCCATTACTGGGATATTATACATTTCTGAATCATTTGACAAATTGCAAGAGTCAACCACATATCTAATTGACGGTTCCAGTATGCAAGTAgtcatttcaacaagatcatctgGTCTTCCCCTGGTGGCCTTGTTATATGACATGCTGAACCTTTGCTCACCATCTGGAGGAAATGAGACTGGATAAACTTGCTCCTCATCAAAGTGTTGGTCGCAACCAGCATCTGAATACTGTTGATAGATTATAGAAGGCTCAGCATCCAACAGGCCAGATTCTTTCCTGATTGATGATCTGCAGATATGGAATAACAAGGCATAAGTCAGAAACAATTAAACATGTAGATATGGAATAACAAGGCATAAGTCAGAAACAATAAAACTTGACATCTGCACTCATTTTTGCCAATTTAACGAAAAGGAGTGCTTCAGTTTATACACCTGTGAGTTTCCCGAAAAGACAAACACAGAATTAGAAGTGACAAATTTAAAACAGGACGAAAGAATTCTAAAGGAAGGATGATGTTGAACTTAGGAAGTGAAGGAGGGTTTGGGTCAGTGCTCCATTGCACTTCAGGAGCATGTTTTTGGTATGCCTAAAGAAGTTTTGGGAACATAGGAATCAGAATCCGTAACTGACCATCATCATCGTGGCACGAATAGAAACATGCAAGGAAACTTAATATTAGAAAGTTATCCAAATCGGCTGAACAACAGCATTTCAAAAGCAAGATCCTCGGGTGGAATTCTAAGTTACAAAATCACATCTCAAATTCTTCCAATTCACATAAACTCTAAAGTTGAGAAGAAAAGACAGCACTTCAACCTGAAGAAACTAAACATTTGTCGTATCCAGCCTCTACTAATGGCAGTTGGCACAGCTCCACACTTCACCTAAATGGTGAGCATTGAGCCTGTGACGAAATATAGCACTTCACCTAACGCAATCACCTTTATGGATCAGAAAATTTGCAGCAGGCGTGGCTCGGAAACGACATTCCACCATCCTACTCACACAAAATTAGCCGAAatggaaaaggagaaggaaatCAGGGTGTAAATTGGTAGTGCATTTCGTCCCGAAAATGGTGGATGGTAAAGATGAGCAATGCCTCCACAGGCCACAGCAGACCTTAAGCCCCTTAACCCCTTTCCTCAAAAAGCACGTGCAAAACTAGAGCCCCAAAATTGGAGCAGAAGGCCACCATTCTTAGCCCAAACAGTGGCACAACTAGGATGGGAAGATAACGAAATCATGAAATGGGGCCAGAATTGGTACCTGGAGCTCCCGCTCGGCGACGCGATCTCCTCCGCCAAGCACTCCGCCCcggggagcatctcctcgtacGGCGCCGCGAAGTCCTCGAAGTCGAAGCGGCCGAAGATCTCACCGtacgcgcccgcgccggcgccgtcggcaACGGCCGGGGGCAGGTCGAGGTAGGGGATGGAGCACgaggccgcgacgccgccgaacACCTCCGCGtagtccgccggcgccgcccccgccccagcCGCGaaggccgggggcggcgcgaaCCGCGGGGGGCCGCCGAACACGTCGCCGTAGGacgcagccgcctgcgccgccagcgcggccgcggccgcggccgacgcCTTCCGCCGGTGGCGCC
This genomic interval carries:
- the LOC120676858 gene encoding uncharacterized protein LOC120676858, whose protein sequence is MDEVATAPPPRRPHRERRHRRKASAAAAAALAAQAAASYGDVFGGPPRFAPPPAFAAGAGAAPADYAEVFGGVAASCSIPYLDLPPAVADGAGAGAYGEIFGRFDFEDFAAPYEEMLPGAECLAEEIASPSGSSRSSIRKESGLLDAEPSIIYQQYSDAGCDQHFDEEQVYPVSFPPDGEQRFSMSYNKATRGRPDDLVEMTTCILEPSIRYVVDSCNLSNDSEMYNIPVMDSGTHANGVKQKMSPQNVVAVSLNSANSASVDDQQLHIPTCPPISENICEEESFNKRSSTHSMSSEEAPSPSGVEEKMSPPTIVAVSLKSADSASIIDQQLHIPTCPPISKNISEEESFNKRSSTHSVSSEEAPSPDYPFLRVSDISLPAAPIKVQPPPMPSFKLLNKKGNKEQGDADVNPNSASAAAAMKEAMEFAEARLKAAKDLMEIKGDSFKLRKRPAHHRSAKSTEIKECKAPEEMHLFEDLNMRRLGKEESQNTDIASLDKDRCAGAFKPGHCDHGKKGVISPEKPHEMIQNGSELDQLGKWTSDAEFYELVSNDQRCRPIEEACQGNNDLLTNSFTKLDQSGKEKAKGFAGEPKRSRKLWSSNNTTDLRMDHVKQGKDGVASMEAEQKAPRLPEVPFYAEREAYQEPTKGDNCILTNSSAKLDQSDKEKAGGFVGEPKRSRKLWGSNSTTGLRTEPVIHGKDGIPYVEAEQKAPRLPEVPFCDARVTHQEPSKGGNSLVIDSSAKFDQVDKEKAGGFAGEPKRSRKLWRSNNTTGMRMEPVNQGKYGITSVEAEQKAPWSSEAPFCDERVTCQEPTNSHLEQCPGVENSQVSNDGLSEISCMNSLPTEVRADPEISSSFLEPCLPRGHANDDENYSDGRAQETPLVGNSNHDDNNKEGLELPYTDELPCTLSGTQVLQELPNVPNTDEINEGSVKISKLEESAKLHEIFEKEKLFGFVDEACLPNENERADEVVSESLIHEEMTKYGIEEKADVHEYFQEGDVDQVTESPEEEGYVTSGSGIANESEYEEAEVDVFVGDSKLMEPNVRTCSNCDKVPYQFQESQGSWGPLDLENNMDRVEDIISHGEEKEAQKSSPENVDQILVEEVLNHDSKEDQKSMETGVYKRPNGVSAEVNVRSDRDDNPFDSVNEFISDDGSDYAMKMGSLSNNLQSSFSEVYSSMKHLSQNTESVSAEKADALKNPEVNCREADREIPTEILTTLEEGQNTGSEMEERDKAAEDSASETVLKSREEKHDVQRTKARNDIKETEGEIEKEVLITLDKEKEKECKLEEEKEEDKERRRRELEEEKEREMERAKDRLAVQRATREAHERAFAEVHAKADRIALERITSARQRASTEAYEKEEKTTAQAALEKASREARLKAERAAVERATAEARERAIEKAKAAADAKERMERFRSSFKESFKAPNQDNQHEAQFQKTASNNHGKSTDIEVVEVESALRHKAKLERHQRTAERAAKALAEKNMRDMLAQREQAEKHRLAEFLDPEVKRWSNGKEGNLRALLSTLQYILGSDSGWQPVPLTDLITSAGVKKAYRKATLCVHPDKVQQRGATIRQKYICEKLFDLLKEAWNKYNSEER
- the LOC120676859 gene encoding dihydroflavonol 4-reductase-like — translated: MGEVIVNGGGGAMEGGAAAKGPVVVTGAAGFLGSWLVMKLLRAGYTVRATVRDPANVGKTKPLLDLPGATERLSIWKADLTEEGSFDDAIKGCTGVFHVATPMDFESKDPENEVIKPTVEGMLDIMRACKEAGTVRRIVFTSSAGAVNIEERQRPVYDQDNWSDVDFCRRVKMTGWMYFVSKSLAEKAAMAYAAEHGLDLISVIPTLVVGPFLSAAMPPSLVTALALVTGNEPHYSILKQVQFVHLDDLCDAEIFLFEHPAAAGRYVCSSHDATIHGLAAMLRERYPEYRIPERFRGIDGDLQPVHFSSKKLLDHGFAFRYTVEGMFDAAIRTCREKGLIPLATAGGDSPTSSRAPGETDAALGREGPAIGA